A part of Methanocalculus alkaliphilus genomic DNA contains:
- the ilvA gene encoding threonine ammonia-lyase: MLTPQEIADAADLIRPHIHRTPLVYSPTFSAMTSCEVYLKLETLQKAGSFKVRGAVHSILRNRTRIGTIGVVAASAGNHAQGVALAAGIAGVRATIVMPVGSSVAKQEATRGYGAEVVLVGRTLQDSITYASCLAERGAFLIHPYDDRDVITGAGTIGSEILDEMRDVNYVIVPVGGGGLIAGIAAAVKGAGSQARIIGVQAVACDAAYRAFAFGERQPVRPGRTIADGIAVPIVGEQPFRIIRSSVDEIGTVSEDEMIQAILLLLERKHLVVEGAGSAPLAYLLSGRAVFPKGSRIVLVISGGNIDLPLFQRVIHQALVARDRSMTISVVIDDRPGSLAKVLGILAGAGGNILEIIQKRDEKGLHPTEIRVEIEIEVRGADHQQRIQGDLLSAGYRLR; encoded by the coding sequence TCCACAGGACACCGCTCGTCTATTCGCCGACATTCTCCGCAATGACCAGCTGCGAAGTGTACCTGAAGCTCGAAACCCTCCAGAAGGCGGGATCGTTCAAGGTCAGGGGTGCGGTCCACTCGATACTCCGGAACCGAACAAGAATTGGTACTATAGGGGTGGTTGCGGCGTCTGCCGGGAACCATGCGCAGGGGGTTGCGCTGGCGGCTGGCATTGCCGGGGTGCGGGCGACGATCGTGATGCCGGTCGGGTCCTCAGTTGCCAAGCAAGAGGCGACACGGGGATATGGTGCTGAGGTTGTCCTTGTCGGGCGGACACTCCAGGATTCGATCACCTATGCCAGCTGCCTCGCAGAGAGAGGAGCCTTTCTGATCCATCCCTACGATGACAGGGATGTGATCACTGGTGCAGGGACCATCGGATCTGAGATCCTCGATGAGATGAGGGATGTGAACTATGTGATCGTACCTGTCGGTGGAGGAGGGCTGATCGCGGGGATCGCAGCTGCAGTCAAGGGTGCCGGGAGTCAAGCCCGGATTATCGGTGTGCAGGCCGTGGCCTGTGACGCGGCATATCGTGCATTTGCTTTTGGGGAGCGGCAGCCTGTCCGACCCGGCCGGACGATCGCTGATGGGATCGCCGTCCCTATCGTCGGCGAGCAGCCGTTTCGGATCATCAGGTCATCTGTTGATGAGATTGGAACCGTCTCTGAAGATGAGATGATTCAGGCGATCCTCCTCCTCCTCGAGCGCAAGCACCTCGTGGTGGAAGGGGCGGGGTCGGCACCCCTTGCCTATCTCCTCTCCGGGAGAGCGGTATTTCCAAAGGGAAGCCGGATCGTGCTGGTCATCTCAGGAGGAAATATCGATCTTCCCCTCTTTCAGCGGGTGATCCACCAGGCGCTGGTGGCACGGGATCGCTCAATGACGATCTCGGTGGTGATAGATGACAGGCCGGGATCGCTTGCGAAGGTGCTTGGCATCCTTGCTGGTGCCGGGGGAAATATCCTTGAAATTATCCAGAAAAGGGATGAGAAAGGACTCCACCCGACCGAGATCAGGGTGGAGATAGAGATCGAGGTTCGCGGTGCAGATCACCAGCAGCGAATCCAGGGAGATCTCCTATCAGCCGGATACCGGCTGCGGTGA
- the metG gene encoding methionine--tRNA ligase: MSGKPKLVTCGLPYTNGLCHIGHLRTYVPADCYVRYLRRAGEDVLFVCGSDNHGTPIIVSAEEAGTTPRAFSEIYHTHFKETFEKMGVIFDHFGMTDDPTNHARTQSIVKRLIDRGYVYAEVINQSYCTTCKRSLPDRYVEGTCPHCGKHARGDECDQGCGRHLEPGEILEPTCTVCRTKAETRQQEHYFFKLSTFKDYLLDYLKDLNGTINAKNYAIGWIENELHDWCITRTMDWGVRFPGNEDLVVYVWVDAPIGYISFTEEWANAHGDDWRRFWCGDGEVTHFIGSDIIYHHCIFWPALLHAAGYGSPDAVVASGMLKVEDQKFSKSRGYVVWANEDYLDVNLPADYLRYYLLSYTSHTKELNFSWKAYQERVNNELVNTLGNFMYRSIYFAEEKLGGIPATPPKEEILHEIRRTRDLVDPAFRAFEFKSGVDAIMGLATFGNNYIQKNAPWKLLKTDRAAAEGVIADCLQIVKALALFLEPVMPEKASLCWEMLGHETPLASHHLDEADIPLSGVTLRKAAPLFEKIDDEQYAVLEATFTRRVDEARKKQERHEVKKEMLTIDEFAKMELCVGRVLGAEPIKGSKKLLKITVDIGSEKRQVVSGIAPFYKPEELEGTLVVMVTNLEPATIFGVESRGMILAAGDDAALLIPNREVEPGTRIR; encoded by the coding sequence ATGAGTGGGAAACCGAAACTGGTCACCTGTGGTCTTCCGTATACCAACGGATTATGCCATATCGGACACCTCCGCACCTATGTGCCCGCGGACTGCTATGTCAGGTATCTCCGGCGGGCAGGTGAGGATGTCCTCTTCGTCTGTGGTTCAGATAATCATGGGACGCCGATCATTGTCTCCGCAGAAGAGGCGGGCACCACCCCGAGAGCCTTCTCTGAGATATACCATACCCATTTTAAAGAGACGTTTGAGAAGATGGGTGTCATCTTCGACCATTTCGGGATGACTGATGATCCGACCAATCACGCCCGCACCCAGTCGATAGTGAAACGGCTGATCGATAGGGGATATGTCTACGCTGAGGTGATCAATCAGAGCTACTGTACCACCTGTAAACGGTCGCTCCCGGACAGGTATGTCGAGGGAACCTGCCCGCACTGCGGGAAGCATGCACGAGGTGATGAGTGTGACCAGGGATGCGGCCGGCATCTTGAACCCGGCGAGATTCTTGAGCCGACCTGCACCGTCTGCCGGACGAAGGCAGAGACACGGCAGCAGGAGCACTATTTCTTTAAACTGAGCACATTCAAAGATTATCTCCTTGATTATCTCAAGGATCTCAATGGCACAATTAATGCGAAGAACTATGCCATCGGCTGGATCGAAAACGAGCTTCATGACTGGTGCATCACCCGGACCATGGACTGGGGTGTCCGTTTCCCGGGGAATGAGGATCTTGTCGTCTATGTCTGGGTCGATGCCCCGATCGGCTACATCTCCTTCACCGAGGAATGGGCGAATGCCCATGGGGATGACTGGCGCCGGTTCTGGTGCGGTGATGGTGAGGTGACCCATTTCATTGGATCAGACATCATCTATCACCACTGCATCTTCTGGCCTGCCCTCCTCCATGCCGCCGGGTACGGCTCCCCCGATGCTGTCGTCGCCTCGGGGATGCTGAAGGTCGAGGATCAGAAGTTCTCAAAGTCACGGGGATACGTCGTCTGGGCAAATGAGGACTATCTCGATGTCAACCTTCCTGCAGACTACCTTCGGTACTATCTCCTCAGCTATACAAGCCATACCAAAGAGCTGAACTTTTCATGGAAGGCCTACCAGGAACGGGTGAATAACGAGCTTGTCAATACCCTTGGCAACTTCATGTACCGGAGCATCTATTTTGCAGAAGAGAAGCTCGGCGGAATACCGGCAACTCCTCCAAAGGAAGAGATCCTTCATGAGATACGAAGGACCCGCGACCTTGTTGACCCTGCATTCCGTGCTTTTGAGTTCAAATCAGGTGTCGATGCGATCATGGGTCTGGCCACATTTGGCAATAACTACATTCAGAAGAACGCACCATGGAAGCTCCTCAAGACCGACAGGGCGGCAGCTGAAGGGGTCATTGCCGACTGCCTCCAGATTGTCAAGGCATTAGCCCTCTTCCTTGAGCCGGTGATGCCGGAGAAGGCGTCGCTCTGCTGGGAGATGCTCGGCCATGAGACTCCTCTTGCCAGCCACCACCTGGATGAGGCAGATATTCCCCTTTCCGGTGTCACCCTCAGGAAAGCCGCCCCGCTCTTTGAAAAGATTGATGATGAACAGTATGCTGTTCTCGAAGCGACCTTTACGCGCCGGGTTGATGAAGCAAGGAAGAAGCAGGAGAGGCATGAGGTGAAGAAAGAGATGCTGACGATAGATGAATTTGCAAAGATGGAACTCTGTGTCGGCCGGGTACTTGGCGCCGAGCCGATCAAGGGATCGAAGAAGCTCCTGAAGATTACCGTTGACATCGGATCTGAGAAGAGACAGGTCGTCTCGGGGATCGCACCCTTCTATAAACCCGAAGAGCTTGAGGGAACCCTCGTTGTGATGGTAACAAACCTTGAACCTGCAACCATCTTTGGTGTTGAGAGCAGGGGTATGATCCTTGCCGCCGGTGATGATGCCGCCCTTCTCATCCCGAACAGGGAGGTTGAGCCCGGCACCCGGATCCGGTGA
- a CDS encoding DHH family phosphoesterase has product MRWPFGRPEEKKEGPGLEERVRNRTAGIVHLTHNDLDAAGADAIHRRVYGRDAIFTVFSSVGRFTKNLNTIANVPGNGDTLSISDLGFQKGVDEAARRAKAAGWKIVWRDHHRWKKEEIERISRYTEELTVDSSTCGCGLVARTIAADDPVSVEIARVVCDYDLWTHKDPRSAILGQIGSINKNLRPLRDRLQDGIFTDDWIEETYAAIDKERTIAIRKSIRKATIRDGRYRIAFAPLYNYPSETAAAIRDELKTDIEVIISDTGRFSLRSAPPVSHLIAAEFGGGGHPNASGGSFPFTFWDKISFALFGKTAHFDRFVDVAESLSGQNGS; this is encoded by the coding sequence ATGAGATGGCCCTTTGGCAGACCAGAAGAGAAGAAAGAGGGACCTGGCCTTGAGGAAAGGGTTCGGAACAGGACGGCGGGCATCGTTCACCTGACGCATAACGATCTTGATGCCGCGGGCGCCGACGCCATCCACAGAAGGGTCTATGGGCGCGATGCCATATTCACCGTCTTCTCCTCGGTTGGAAGGTTCACAAAGAATCTCAATACCATCGCCAACGTTCCCGGGAACGGAGATACCCTCTCCATCTCCGATCTTGGCTTTCAGAAAGGAGTCGATGAGGCGGCACGGCGGGCAAAGGCGGCAGGCTGGAAGATAGTCTGGAGAGATCACCATCGGTGGAAGAAGGAAGAGATCGAGCGGATCAGCCGGTATACCGAGGAGCTCACCGTCGATTCATCAACCTGCGGATGCGGCCTTGTCGCCCGTACCATCGCCGCTGATGATCCCGTCTCGGTTGAGATTGCACGGGTCGTCTGTGACTATGATCTCTGGACACACAAAGACCCCCGCTCCGCCATCCTCGGACAGATCGGATCGATCAATAAAAACCTCCGCCCCCTGCGTGACCGGCTCCAGGACGGGATCTTCACTGATGACTGGATTGAAGAGACCTATGCCGCAATTGATAAAGAAAGGACCATCGCCATCAGAAAGAGTATCCGGAAGGCAACGATCCGTGATGGCCGGTACCGGATCGCATTTGCCCCCCTCTATAATTATCCAAGCGAGACCGCAGCGGCGATCAGGGATGAGCTGAAGACCGATATTGAGGTGATCATCTCAGATACCGGCCGATTCTCACTCCGGTCCGCGCCTCCGGTGAGCCATCTCATCGCTGCGGAGTTTGGTGGCGGCGGCCATCCGAACGCTTCAGGAGGATCATTCCCGTTCACCTTCTGGGATAAGATCTCTTTTGCTCTCTTTGGAAAGACCGCTCACTTTGATCGCTTCGTCGATGTTGCCGAGTCGTTATCGGGGCAGAATGGATCGTGA
- a CDS encoding propionyl-CoA synthetase — MGVGYEQAFRESITDPETFWGAAAEKVRWYRQYDRVLNSDNPPMYRWFEGGVLNSCYNALDYHVEEGRGEQIALIYDSPVTDTITTFTYGELLDLVARCAGGLKNLGVQKGDRVIIYMPMIPEAVIAMLACARIGAVHSVVFGGFAARELATRIEDARPEIIITASCGIEVNRLIPYKPLLDAALALSSHTPSQCVFVQREELPVDLMEGRDIAWDHLMDADPVPCVPVGSTDPLYILYTSGTTGKPKGVVRDNGGHLVALLWSMENIYGVRPGEIYWAASDIGWVVGHSYIVYGPLFYGCTTILYEGKSVGTPDPGAFWRVIAKHSVSVLFCAPTAFRAIRKEDPDGLYRQKYDLSSLKMLFLAGERCDPETLLWAEELLDIPVIDHWWQTETGWAIGADCAGLELLPVKPGSCTRPVPGYDIHVLDDAGNDLPRGETGNIVISLPLPPGCFITLWNNDADYIRTYFSAYPGYYLTSDAGYLDEDGYLWIMGRTDDIINVAGHRLSTGAMEEVLASHPDVAECAVFGVYDPVKGEVPVGFVVLKSGHDPGVEKLQAELIALVRQKIGPIASFKSVAVVQRLPKTRSGKILRGTIKKIADGVSYTVPATIDEPVILDEITLVLQEIGYPKR, encoded by the coding sequence ATGGGAGTGGGATATGAGCAGGCATTTCGTGAGTCGATAACTGATCCTGAGACATTCTGGGGTGCTGCCGCAGAGAAGGTCAGATGGTACCGGCAGTATGACAGGGTACTCAATAGCGACAACCCGCCAATGTACCGCTGGTTTGAGGGAGGAGTTCTCAATTCATGCTATAATGCCCTTGATTATCATGTCGAAGAGGGGAGGGGAGAACAGATCGCCCTCATCTATGACAGCCCGGTGACAGATACCATCACGACGTTCACCTACGGAGAACTGCTTGACCTGGTGGCACGCTGTGCCGGAGGGCTCAAAAACCTCGGAGTGCAGAAAGGCGACAGGGTGATCATCTACATGCCGATGATACCTGAGGCGGTGATTGCAATGCTCGCCTGTGCCAGGATAGGCGCCGTTCATTCGGTTGTTTTTGGAGGTTTTGCCGCACGTGAGCTCGCCACAAGGATAGAGGATGCCCGTCCGGAGATCATTATCACGGCTTCCTGCGGTATCGAGGTGAACCGGTTAATCCCCTATAAGCCACTCCTTGACGCAGCCCTTGCCCTCTCCTCCCATACGCCCTCACAGTGTGTCTTTGTTCAGCGGGAGGAGCTGCCGGTGGATCTCATGGAAGGCAGAGATATCGCATGGGATCACCTGATGGATGCAGACCCCGTCCCCTGTGTACCAGTCGGCTCAACAGATCCCCTGTACATTCTCTATACATCAGGCACCACCGGAAAGCCCAAAGGTGTCGTCCGAGACAACGGGGGGCATCTCGTCGCATTATTGTGGAGCATGGAGAATATCTACGGTGTCAGGCCGGGGGAGATCTACTGGGCGGCATCGGATATCGGCTGGGTGGTCGGCCATTCGTACATCGTTTACGGACCGCTCTTCTATGGATGTACAACGATCCTGTATGAGGGAAAATCGGTTGGAACGCCTGATCCAGGGGCATTCTGGCGGGTGATTGCCAAACATAGCGTCTCTGTATTATTCTGTGCGCCGACTGCCTTCCGTGCTATCCGGAAAGAGGACCCTGATGGACTGTATCGGCAGAAATATGATCTCTCATCATTGAAGATGCTCTTTCTTGCCGGTGAGCGGTGTGATCCAGAGACACTCCTCTGGGCGGAAGAGTTGCTTGACATCCCCGTCATCGATCACTGGTGGCAGACCGAGACCGGCTGGGCCATCGGCGCAGACTGTGCAGGTCTGGAGCTCCTCCCGGTTAAACCCGGATCCTGTACAAGACCGGTGCCGGGCTATGATATCCATGTGCTTGACGATGCCGGCAACGATCTCCCCAGAGGAGAGACCGGAAATATTGTCATCAGTCTGCCGCTTCCTCCAGGGTGCTTCATAACACTCTGGAACAATGATGCCGATTATATCAGGACATACTTCTCCGCCTATCCCGGCTATTATCTCACCTCTGATGCCGGGTATCTTGACGAGGACGGGTATCTCTGGATCATGGGACGAACCGATGATATCATCAATGTCGCCGGACACCGCCTCTCAACGGGTGCAATGGAGGAGGTCCTTGCATCGCACCCTGATGTGGCAGAATGTGCAGTCTTTGGCGTCTATGATCCGGTAAAGGGCGAGGTGCCTGTTGGCTTTGTCGTCCTGAAATCCGGCCATGATCCGGGTGTGGAGAAGCTTCAGGCTGAGCTGATCGCCCTGGTCAGGCAGAAGATAGGGCCTATTGCATCGTTTAAATCAGTTGCCGTTGTACAACGCCTCCCAAAGACCAGATCCGGAAAGATCCTTCGGGGAACGATCAAGAAGATTGCAGACGGGGTATCCTATACAGTACCTGCGACGATCGATGAGCCGGTAATTCTTGATGAGATCACTCTCGTCCTGCAGGAGATAGGATACCCGAAGCGGTAA
- a CDS encoding aldehyde ferredoxin oxidoreductase family protein, translating to MTLLDGYAGKIAYVNLTNGRIEIQETPADLKKKYLGGRGFGTKIISDRMDPLVDPLSPDNIFVIASSPLTGTGIPLGSRYMVSTKSPLNNTLMSANSGGTFGWKIKKAGFDAVVFEGRAEKPVYLYMNEGKAELRDATPYWGLDVHETTDALVADLGDKKAKVACIGPAGEKQSLLACVMNDRDRAAGRGGAGAVLGSKNVKAIVATGELRIDEADKDQLNAVKERVRNKLEENGICQALTAYGTAVLVNIINENGILPTKNFQSAHFAGAEKISGERLAETFLKKKSGCFACIVQCSRICEVDGITGEGPEYEPMWGFGADLGIDDLKTVIHAAWECNKLGLDAVGTPTAIACAMEMREKGYIKDGPQFGNPEGIVELVRQMGLREGFGAELTDGSYRFAERHGHPELSMSVKKQDLPAYDPRGLQGHGLSYATSVRGGDHVYGYMVSPEVLGAPEKLDPFVNDGKATWTRTFQDLTAAIDASGMCLFSSFALNADDYADLAAATTGIPMDSAALLKIGERIWNLQKLFNITVGYTKADDTLPARLLKDPLQEGGAKGRVWEREPLLSEYYAERGWDAEGVPTPEKLRELGLE from the coding sequence ATGACACTATTGGACGGTTATGCAGGAAAGATTGCGTATGTCAATCTGACAAACGGACGTATCGAGATCCAGGAGACCCCTGCTGATCTAAAGAAGAAGTACCTTGGAGGGCGGGGTTTTGGAACAAAGATCATCTCAGACAGGATGGATCCCCTCGTCGACCCCCTCTCCCCCGACAATATCTTCGTCATCGCCTCAAGTCCCCTGACAGGAACCGGCATCCCCCTTGGGAGCAGGTATATGGTCAGCACCAAGTCACCCCTTAACAACACCCTTATGTCTGCAAACAGTGGCGGAACATTCGGGTGGAAGATCAAGAAGGCCGGATTTGATGCAGTCGTCTTCGAAGGGCGTGCAGAAAAACCCGTGTATCTGTACATGAATGAGGGGAAGGCCGAGCTCCGGGATGCCACCCCGTACTGGGGCCTTGATGTCCATGAGACAACAGACGCACTCGTCGCGGACCTCGGGGACAAGAAGGCGAAGGTTGCCTGCATAGGACCGGCGGGAGAGAAGCAGAGCCTGCTTGCCTGCGTGATGAATGACCGGGATCGTGCAGCCGGCCGGGGTGGAGCAGGAGCGGTTCTTGGTTCAAAGAATGTCAAGGCGATCGTTGCAACAGGAGAGCTCCGAATCGATGAAGCGGACAAAGACCAGCTGAACGCCGTCAAGGAGAGGGTCCGAAATAAGCTCGAAGAGAATGGCATCTGCCAGGCGCTTACCGCGTATGGAACAGCTGTCCTCGTCAATATCATCAATGAAAACGGCATCCTTCCAACGAAGAACTTCCAGAGCGCCCACTTCGCCGGGGCAGAGAAGATCTCGGGTGAAAGACTGGCAGAGACCTTCCTGAAGAAGAAGAGCGGGTGTTTTGCCTGTATCGTGCAGTGCTCCCGTATCTGCGAGGTCGATGGAATCACTGGCGAAGGACCGGAGTATGAACCCATGTGGGGATTTGGTGCAGATCTCGGCATTGATGATCTCAAGACAGTTATCCATGCTGCATGGGAGTGCAACAAACTTGGCCTGGATGCCGTCGGCACCCCGACAGCTATCGCATGTGCAATGGAGATGCGTGAGAAGGGCTATATTAAAGATGGGCCGCAATTTGGCAATCCTGAAGGTATCGTTGAACTTGTCAGGCAGATGGGACTCCGTGAAGGGTTCGGGGCTGAACTCACCGATGGATCATACCGATTTGCAGAGAGGCACGGGCACCCGGAGCTCTCAATGAGCGTCAAGAAACAGGATCTCCCGGCATATGATCCCCGTGGACTCCAGGGTCATGGACTTTCATATGCCACATCCGTCCGTGGAGGGGATCATGTTTATGGATACATGGTCTCTCCTGAAGTGCTCGGAGCTCCGGAGAAGCTCGATCCATTCGTCAATGACGGTAAGGCCACATGGACACGAACCTTCCAGGACCTCACCGCTGCTATCGATGCATCAGGGATGTGCCTCTTCAGTTCGTTTGCACTGAATGCTGATGATTATGCAGATCTCGCCGCCGCAACAACCGGTATTCCGATGGATAGCGCCGCTCTCCTGAAGATCGGAGAGCGGATCTGGAACCTCCAGAAACTCTTCAACATCACGGTGGGCTATACAAAAGCAGATGACACACTCCCTGCACGCCTCCTCAAGGATCCCCTCCAGGAAGGCGGAGCAAAAGGGCGTGTCTGGGAGCGTGAACCACTCCTCAGCGAGTATTATGCCGAGCGTGGCTGGGATGCCGAAGGGGTGCCGACACCAGAGAAGCTCCGTGAGCTGGGACTTGAATGA
- a CDS encoding ubiquitin-like small modifier protein 1 → MKVTVRSFATLRDYMDAEFAIEIQESATIRDLLTTLIGRYPKLKDEIFLDDGTLRDFVNILQNGRNIAFIQGLDSILADGDRIALFPPAGGG, encoded by the coding sequence ATGAAAGTCACCGTCAGGTCATTTGCAACACTCCGTGACTATATGGATGCAGAATTTGCAATTGAGATACAGGAGAGTGCCACAATCAGAGATCTCCTCACAACACTCATCGGGAGGTATCCAAAACTGAAGGACGAGATCTTTTTGGATGACGGCACCCTGAGGGATTTCGTCAACATCCTTCAGAACGGACGGAACATCGCCTTCATCCAGGGACTTGATTCAATACTCGCTGATGGGGATCGCATCGCACTCTTCCCACCCGCCGGTGGGGGGTAG
- a CDS encoding alpha/beta fold hydrolase: protein MHHLCTRDGSPLPYTLHGAGHPLIFVSAYGMTAAEWPKRMLSPLADRYRLVLYDHRGISGCANPAVPFSIPQAAEDLHDLIAGIGEATATIIGYSMGGMVALEHAIRYPDEVDRLILLNAHCGGVEAVPSEEWVQEEMAGEPDSIDAYLDRAGRLLMTDSFRRLHPDPSSWFPDAGEPVDAAVIRQQADALRQWTGVYPCLRDIQAKTLVISGDRDLVTPAENAGILAMAIPDAGAIMMEDGGHGIIFQYPEEIAGIISGFLKKGVHRMG, encoded by the coding sequence ATGCATCATCTGTGTACACGGGACGGTAGTCCTCTTCCATATACACTGCATGGAGCGGGGCATCCACTCATCTTCGTCTCTGCCTATGGGATGACTGCGGCAGAGTGGCCAAAAAGGATGCTCTCGCCTCTTGCTGACCGCTATCGCCTTGTACTGTATGATCATCGGGGCATCTCCGGGTGTGCAAACCCTGCCGTCCCTTTTTCAATCCCACAGGCAGCGGAGGATCTTCATGACCTGATAGCCGGGATTGGTGAAGCGACTGCTACTATCATCGGCTATTCGATGGGTGGGATGGTCGCACTTGAACATGCGATTCGGTATCCTGATGAGGTGGATCGCCTCATCCTTCTCAACGCCCACTGTGGTGGGGTGGAGGCCGTCCCCTCTGAGGAGTGGGTCCAGGAGGAGATGGCAGGTGAACCCGACTCGATCGATGCGTATCTGGATCGTGCCGGCAGGCTCCTCATGACCGACTCGTTTCGGAGGCTGCATCCTGATCCATCATCATGGTTCCCGGATGCCGGGGAACCGGTTGATGCGGCTGTTATCAGGCAGCAGGCTGATGCCCTCAGACAATGGACCGGGGTCTATCCCTGCCTCAGGGACATCCAGGCAAAGACTCTGGTCATATCCGGTGATCGGGATCTCGTCACCCCTGCGGAGAATGCCGGGATTCTTGCCATGGCCATCCCTGATGCAGGTGCCATTATGATGGAGGATGGTGGCCATGGTATCATATTCCAGTATCCTGAGGAGATTGCCGGGATAATATCAGGGTTTCTCAAAAAGGGCGTTCATCGGATGGGGTGA
- a CDS encoding DMT family transporter, with protein sequence MIWFFFALGGALSQAAYATAVKILLRRTDPFLLAGCSFLAASGLLCIISLFFGIPSLGPELFPSIGVTVCINILATILLYHALGTSDISLCMPMLAFTPVFLIGTSFLILGEIPTIAGACGILFVASGAYFLTSGGSIARCDRLAAPFHRLTVDRGVLSMLLVAFLFSISVNYDKKVVENSDPVFGSAFVFLLLGSAFLLIALLSKRRGADLMYASLRAPLPLFIGVGVILAAEIVMINIAYTMSIVSYVITVKRLAIFFSVVAGITIFREGLSWGRITGALVMVTGAGMIALFG encoded by the coding sequence ATGATCTGGTTCTTCTTTGCCCTGGGGGGTGCCCTCTCACAGGCTGCGTATGCTACAGCGGTGAAGATTCTCCTCAGAAGAACAGATCCATTCCTCCTTGCCGGGTGTTCATTCCTTGCCGCATCCGGTCTCCTTTGTATCATCTCTCTTTTTTTTGGGATCCCTTCTCTCGGTCCAGAACTATTTCCGTCAATAGGAGTGACGGTTTGTATCAATATTCTCGCAACCATCCTTTTGTATCATGCTCTGGGAACCTCGGATATCTCCCTCTGTATGCCGATGCTTGCCTTCACCCCGGTCTTTCTGATCGGAACCTCGTTTCTGATCCTCGGTGAGATACCAACCATAGCAGGGGCATGCGGTATACTGTTCGTGGCATCCGGTGCCTATTTCCTTACATCCGGAGGGAGCATTGCCCGATGTGATCGGCTTGCTGCCCCTTTTCATCGGCTCACCGTGGATCGTGGGGTTCTTTCAATGCTTCTTGTTGCATTCCTCTTTTCTATCTCTGTCAATTATGATAAAAAAGTGGTCGAGAACTCTGATCCCGTCTTTGGATCGGCCTTCGTCTTCCTCCTGCTGGGATCCGCCTTCCTTCTGATTGCTCTGCTTTCAAAAAGACGGGGGGCTGATCTCATGTATGCTTCACTACGAGCGCCTCTCCCGCTGTTCATTGGTGTCGGGGTGATACTCGCTGCTGAGATCGTCATGATCAATATAGCCTATACAATGAGTATTGTCAGTTATGTCATCACCGTCAAGAGGCTTGCTATCTTCTTCTCCGTTGTGGCAGGTATCACTATATTCAGAGAAGGTCTCTCCTGGGGGCGGATCACCGGTGCTCTTGTGATGGTTACGGGGGCGGGGATGATAGCCCTCTTTGGGTGA
- a CDS encoding potassium channel family protein, protein MSAGDTRFRLYLLVFLSVFIIGSIGLVTFEGLSLFDAIYFIIVTIATVGYGDIVPVTDEGRLLSLILIIAGVGTFVTVVAYSIDIALSRSSLRAREKKVRMIIGVFFSEVGFALIELCKAGIPEIRAGINDLMVNDQWDAKRFAQARKNISSLKLQTDICSVNRVALHQFLKEKRTFLIMLLQHPMLFEHDPFSDMILAISHLEEELSARRDLNHLSPSDCAHLSRDCDRVFHLLLLRWLEHMEYLKLYYPFLFSLAVRTNPFNPEADPEVRN, encoded by the coding sequence ATGTCAGCAGGTGATACACGGTTTCGTCTCTACCTCCTCGTCTTTCTCTCGGTTTTTATCATAGGCTCGATTGGCCTTGTGACTTTTGAAGGGCTCTCTCTCTTTGATGCCATCTATTTCATCATCGTCACGATAGCAACTGTTGGATATGGTGATATTGTACCGGTCACCGATGAGGGACGATTATTATCCCTCATTCTGATTATCGCAGGGGTAGGGACCTTTGTGACTGTTGTCGCATATTCCATCGATATCGCACTATCCCGGTCCTCTCTCCGGGCTCGTGAGAAGAAGGTGAGGATGATAATAGGTGTCTTCTTCTCTGAGGTGGGCTTTGCTCTGATAGAACTCTGTAAAGCCGGTATTCCTGAAATACGAGCCGGAATTAACGACCTCATGGTGAATGATCAATGGGATGCGAAGCGTTTTGCACAAGCGAGGAAGAATATCTCATCACTGAAGTTGCAGACGGATATCTGCTCGGTCAATCGTGTTGCCCTTCACCAGTTCCTTAAGGAGAAGCGGACATTTCTGATTATGCTTCTTCAGCATCCGATGCTCTTTGAGCATGATCCCTTCTCTGACATGATACTTGCCATCTCCCATCTTGAAGAGGAGCTTTCAGCACGACGGGATCTCAACCATCTCTCACCATCAGACTGTGCCCATCTCTCCCGTGATTGCGACAGGGTATTCCACCTGCTCCTTCTCCGGTGGCTTGAGCATATGGAGTATCTGAAACTGTACTATCCGTTTCTCTTCTCACTTGCAGTCAGGACCAATCCCTTCAACCCGGAGGCCGATCCCGAGGTGAGGAACTGA